A single window of Athene noctua chromosome 1, bAthNoc1.hap1.1, whole genome shotgun sequence DNA harbors:
- the RP2 gene encoding protein XRP2 isoform X2: protein MIDPKDYTFSGLKDETVGRLPGKVAGQQFVIQDCENCSIYIFDHSATITVDDCVNCQIFLGPIKGSVFFRDCKDCKCIVACQQFRTRDCRKLEVFLCCATQPIIESSTGMKFGCFQYYYPELALQFKDAGLSIFNNTWSNIHDFTPVSGENNWGLLPENAVVQDYVPLPSSEELKAVRISTDATRSIIPITRGRRQKSSDESCLAVFFAGDYTTANARKLIDEMTGKGFQLVQTKEVSMKAEDAHRVFQQSASEFIPLLEKGPVVALEFDGDGAVEGCQSIINDVFSGTKVFVSESKASASQDVDNFYNFADMQMGM, encoded by the exons aTTGACCCCAAAGATTACACTTTTTCTGGACTTAAAGATGAAACTGTGGGTCGACTGCCTGGAAAAGTAGCAGGGCAACAATTTGTCATTCAGGACTGTGAGAACTGTAGTATCTACATATTTGACCATTCTGCTACAATCACTGTTGATGACTGTGTAAACTGCCAAATCTTTTTAGGACCAATAAAAGGCAGTGTGTTTTTCCGTGACTGCAAAGATTGTAAATGCATAGTGGCCTGTCAACAGTTTCGCACTCGGGACTGCAGGAAACTGGAGGTATTCTTGTGCTGTGCCACCCAGCCCATTATTGAGTCCTCCACAGGTATGAAGTTCGGATGTTTCCAGTACTATTATCCTGAGCTTGCTTTGCAGTTTAAAGATGCTGGACTGAGTATCTTCAATAACACATGGAGCAACATCCATGACTTTACCCCTGTGTCAGGAGAAAATAACTGGGGCCTTTTGCCTGAGAATGCTGTAGTCCAAGATTATGTTCCTCTGCCCAGCTCTGAGGAGTTGAAAGCTGTTAGAATTTCTACTGATGCTACGAGGAGCATAATACCAATAACTCGAGGGCGGAGACAGAAAAGCAGCGATGAATCATGTTTGGCCGTGTTTTTTGCTGGTGACTACACAACTGCAAATGCCAGGAAGTTAATTGATGAG ATGACTGGTAAAGGCTTTCAGCTGGTACAGACTAAAGAAGTCTCAATGAAGGCAGAGGATGCTCATAGAGTTTTCCAGCAGAGCGCATCAGAATTCATTCCACTGCTTGAAAAAG GTCCAGTGGTTGCTTTGGAGTTCGATGGAGATGGTGCTGTGGAAGGATGTCAAAGCATTATAAATGATGTTTTTAGTGGGACCAAG GTTTTTGTATCAGAGAGCAAGGCATCAGCGTCTCAAGATGTGGACAATTTCTACAACTTTGCTGACATGCAGATGGGAATGTGA